A window from Erythrolamprus reginae isolate rEryReg1 chromosome 9, rEryReg1.hap1, whole genome shotgun sequence encodes these proteins:
- the PRSS54 gene encoding inactive serine protease 54: MSPQFSPYHLSQGCYTKSAPAVEGRDRLRPFAVLEVSFSLASTVRRPEIPIRATTGNHLPGKQGKRPAMDTRRSSFPATRPKEARPLESRQRKSGFALASENRGRLMVRAPLQGQHVRILLLLYVFILPSSGGTGCGRQTSSVPTNSAQEVAAVGEFPWLVSLQDQGSHLVLGSILSQDWILSTASSFHSRTKISALVGGSDPKRPRSSLVPIQTIIPHEAFDEITLVHDIALLKTSTPLHFSETVQPICFPTPDFPGAMLKKCFVAGWPDPRGGTLQKLSVEDVDPCPLHRTVSTECCSHREGDRVPGCLGSAGNPVLCEAKGRWVLKGLLSDGGTRCYGPFLYSRLIYYSDWIVATTAKWRAPASPFRGPSHPAFRGPAEEQAGLSFEPFLALRALNVSNVSEEPLGLNLSEELEEDSLSYPEGPPEARANPPIYYDYYGGELLAISSAKTDWPRGLQGLLCTGLLLHLLAS; this comes from the exons ATGAGCCCGCAATTCTCCCCTTACCATCTTTCACAGGG CTGCTACACTAAATCAGCCCCCGCCGTGGAAGGCCGAGACCGGCTTCGTCCCTTCGCCGTTCTGGAAGTCTCCTTCTCATTGGCTTCCACTGTTCGGAGGCCAGAGATTCCAATCCGGGCAACCACCGGGAATCACCTTCCCGGGAAACAAGGCAAGCGTCCGGCCATGGATACCAGACGATCATCCTTCCCAGCTA CACGGCCGAAAGAAGCCCGCCCGTTGGAATCACGTCAGAGGAAATCAGGCTTCGCATTGGCCAGTGAGAATCGGGGACGCCTGATGGTCCGAGCGCCCCTGCAG GGCCAACATGTCAGAATTCTGCTGCTCCTCTATGTCTTCATCCTGCCTTCTTCTGGAGGAACTG GTTGTGGCAGACAAACCAGCTCAGTTCCCACAAACTCTGCCCAAGAGGTGGCTGCTGTCGGTGAATTCCCTTGGCTGGTCTCGCTGCAGGATCAGGGCAGCCACCTTGTGCTTGGTTCCATCCTAAGTCAAGACTGGATCCTAAGCACAGCCTCCAGTTTCCACAGCAG GACCAAGATCTCCGCTCTGGTTGGAGGGTCTGATCCAAAAAGGCCCAGGAGTTCTCTGGTGCCCATCCAGACCATCATCCCCCACGAGGCCTTTGACGAGATAACCCTGGTGCACGACATCGCTCTACTGAAGACAAGCACTCCGCTCCATTTCAGCGAGACCGTGCAGCCCATCTGCTTCCCCACCCCAGACTTCCCAGGGGCAATGCTGAAGAAATGCTTTGTGGCCGGCTGGCCAGACCCTCGCGGAG GGACTCTGCAGAAACTCTCGGTGGAAGATGTGGACCCCTGTCCCTTGCACAGAACCGTCAGCACGGAGTGTTGCAGCCATCGGGAAGGTGACAGAGTGCCTGGATGCCTG GGCTCAGCTGGAAACCCAGTCCTGTGTGAGGCCAAAGGACGGTGGGTGCTGAAGGGCCTACTGAGCGATGGGGGCACCAGGTGCTACGGGCCCTTTCTCTACAGCCGGCTCATCTACTACAGTGACTGGATTGTAGCCACCACGGCGAAATGGAGGGCTCCAGCGTCCCCCTTTCGTGGCCCAAGTCATCCAGCCTTCAGGGGCCCAGCAGAGGAACAGGCAGGGCTGTCCTTTGAACCCTTTTTGGCACTGAGAGCCCTGAATGTCTCCAATGTTTCAGAAGAGCCCCTCGGCCTGAACCTTTCGGAGGAGCTGGAAGAGGACAGCCTGTCCTACCCGGAAGGGCCACCTGAGGCACGAGCGAATCCTCCGATCTACTATGACTACTATGGGGGAGAACTGCTGGCCATCTCTTCAGCAAAGACCGACTGGCCACGGGGGCTGCAGGGCCTCCTCTGCACAGGCCTCCTGCTGCACCTCCTGGCTTCCTGA